ACTCTCTGTATAATAAACTTCATCTATACAAAATGTAGGATGATCAATCAATGATAAATCTCCAATTCAAACATCTGATTATTGTGCTATAACGCATATAGCCACTTCTAAAAACTAGATtcttataagaattataaactGGGACTACTATTATTTCTTGCTCATGAGGAAGATCAAATTGAAAAGCAACATTCTCATGTTGCAACGACGTCGATgactataaaaatatgattgtCAGTGAGAATCTTTCACTATCAATAACTCAATACctgagaattaaaaaaaaatttaatagataatCTTCATCTGATTAATCTTATTCGTTTTTGCAAGAAGATCAagtgaaataaattgaaatatagaGGAAAACAATTATTCTTTGATCTTATACATGATCCTTCTACAGAAATCTAactattttaatgtaataatcgAGTACATTACGCAAAACTATAATATGGGACACTGTTGAGATAGGAGTGTTCAGCTGTATTTCTTCAGCATCAATTTtgtctattaataatattgctatGCACTCTTAGACTCGttcgaccttttttttttgttgttgtggTATCGCAATCTTTGCCGCATCCTGAAAATCTCATAATTTTGCTCGGAAGATTGCAAAATTATCTGAGTATCTTCATTGATTTTGAGTATCTTCAGTGACtgaatttttgataaaattcaaGTCTGCTTTTTCACAAAAAGGAGTCGTCTTATATTTCTGATAAAGAACTATATCGACTAGTTGTCAGTGATTTTTGAGTTTCATGGTGATCAAGACTCTCGTggaattatttttcgaatagTCGGTCCCgattaaatatctataaaaatgtgTATGTAATTCGGGCCTCGCTTATGGAGTACCAGGTatgatttgaaatattatctaacctaaatatttgaaagttaACATCCAACGAATGTAAATCGaaactttaaaataatatttggatTATCCAAGGATGGTTCTATCTGAAATACTTTACGGCTTTACTTTGGAAacctattaatttttattatcgcgttttattatcataaataaaaatctcgtaaatatttttaaattcattgttttctgtatagaaaaatctaaattgatttaagaaatattatattagcaAATTatctcctgttttttttttttcccaagaATTTCTAACTTTTATGCCAAAAAACAGATAAACATATACTCTtgaataatcaataattttatcatatctATTAGGAGTTATTAAACaatgcaaaatattttaagtattAAATTGTTCGTATTGTAATTCAAATCGATTATTAGGATATAgttaatttaatatcttcgTAAAAAAATTCCTATCTCACTAACGATGTGAAATTCAAGAATTTCCTTAATCATAATGAATTCGTTTTGGCCCTAAAAAGGGCCGTTTAAAATCGCATAATAGATTATGCTttcttctctgtcttttttggTAATAAAACACTTTGAATGTTCGGCAATACACCCCCTTGAGCGATAGTTACACCAGATAGTACTTTGTTCAATTCTTCATCGTGACGTATGGCAAGTTGTACATGCCTCGGAACTATTctggtttttttattatcacgtGCTGCATTTCCAGTCAATTCTAAAACTTCAGCAGCAAGATATTCCAATACTGCAGCCAGGTATACAGGTGCACCAGCACCTACACGTTCGGCATAGTTACCCTTCCTTAAAAGTCGATGGATACGGCCAACAGGAAATTGTAAACCAGCTCGGAGAGATCGTGATTTAATAGTAATCTTCCCTTTCGATTTACTATCACTGCTTCGTCCAgacattttaatgatattagaagatataaataaaaccgTGGAAAATCCAACAGCACAGGCTGAATGCGCCAATCGAATGGTCGCTACAAATAGTACGgttcgtatatatacaaaatcttGAACCATTCGTCCGACCAATGGCGTTCGAGCGTGATCCCCTCTTCAATGCGATTGGCGCAGCCCCACTCTcgtcttattatatataaggaaCGCCGTATTTCACGAACTTCATTCAACGTTTTGGTTTCGTGTAGTGCTATTGTATACGACGATAccttcaattaattattcactATGCCGCCTAAAGCTAGTGGTAAAGCTGTTAAGAAAGCTGGTAAAGCTCAGAAGAACATCAGTAAATccgataagaagaagaaacgtaagaggaaggaaagttacgctatttatatctataaagtACTTAAGCAAGTACATCCGGATACCGGAATCTCCAGTAAAGCCATGAGTATTATGAATAGTTTCGTTAACGATGTTTTTGAACGAATTGCCGCGGAAGCATCGAGATTAGCCCATTACAATAAACGTTCGACAATAACTTCTCGGGAAATTCAAACTGCAGTGCGTTTGCTGTTACCTGGTGAGCTCGCAAAACACGCTGTTAGCGAAGGTACCAAAGCTGTGACCAAATATACAAGCTCTAAATGAATTTTGTGTTacggaaaaaaagaaccgGCCCTTTTTAGGGCCACCAATAATTTATTACGTGGAACATATTGATAcggaattaaaatttcttttgatatataataaaccaATTTTATTGGAGTTTTTGGTGAATTGTGCATTTAGATCAATTTtgtttacaattaataattttaaatgtgtTGTGTGGATAGCGTTAAAATTTTCCCAAACAAATCatttcgatcgaatataaatttttgaatatcGTTTGTATTTCCATATCCCATTTGTTCTTtcaaatttgttaaaatattgagaataatgtaaataatgtaaataatgagTAAAACACTttgtacaaataataataggtgAAGTAAACTTACCTATTAACGAAAGATATTGCTCCTTATAgattaatacattttcttttttcaatattcaaaaggaaataaaatgttaaggaggaaaatgagaaattggaaaatattcgattgctattatttatctttttttttgtttgtttttctttttctttttcctcatcgATAGTGAGCCGCATAATCTGTGAAGCGAGCATTCACATCGAACTTTGAGTACgcctattttttatttgcagatttacatattaatatctaaaaatttACAACAAACAGGAATGTGTCTTTAAGTGTATGCgggtgttttttctttttttctttttctttttcttttttttcttttttttttttcattatatctttattttttttaaatgcataTTCGTGAGTGGCAGACCTGAGAAATTGATCACGcgtatatatctttaatttaCGGTCAATAGAATCGTTTCGTTAGTCTAACATCttgttcgatattatcgacgcaaatttatcttttatatttaacttcttttctttgaagttcttcttttgttctttttggtttcttttttttctccttcgaaCAACAAAATAtcctaatattttattaaatatccaaaatatagatacaaaaaaaataagaaaataataaaataataaaaaaaaattacgtacGTAGGTCAGCCAACCACGAAAAATTCGAGTCGTCTTAAACTaaaacgaatttctttttagcaatcattaataattacacaTCGATTCACACGCTCCGCAATGTTAATTTATCACCCaaaatgtttatttgtttatttaaatattttgttttcaacGAAAGGTGATCGAGCGATGATTAACGCGGAAtaagaatttctttcatttttttttttttttttaaatatttttcttcttctccttcgtctttatttttttcctctccttttcttttattactcttctttatttcgaaGTAAATATTCTAGAGTAGAAAAAGGGTGAAGAGAGTGAggtgaaatgaaaattttaaagagcTCGTACGACTTGTCTCCCTCACGATTTGCatgatcttctctttctttattatttttcttttttttttttttcatctttctcttttcactttttcaatatattgacgaagagagaacaatagaatttaataatctACATTGCGCACTGTCGAGCAATGGAAATATCATTTGAATCAAATGGttctctactactactactacttcgagtaattttttttaagtaataattttcaaagagTCGGCAAAAATATCTCTAAGCAATTTCATCTAGCTAATACAAaattgaacaaattttttcttcttcccttttataacaaaatccctaaaatattttctttagatCTCCTTCACGACAGAACGGAAATAAAGAACCATTACTAACGACAGTGCCAAAGGTGGTGGTTGGTTGGTTCGTACATTGTAATAACttagaaaatattccttttGTACGACGctcttgtaataatatttctttttctttctttttttctttctttatttctttctttccttccctcccccctcctgAAAGTAACAActtcattatcataataatcttCTCGATATTAACCCTAGTTGTGTACacttcaaaataatttcaagttgTGCACTTGGGTGTACGTTAAACCTCAGACACTTTAAACAGCTCTCATTTATATAGAACGAATAATTTtgactccaaaaaaaaaaatcatgaatCATAGAACAcgcaaattattttaattgagcTCAAAGTTGGTTCGATATATTTTACACCCCACAACTAAGATTAATTTTGTCCGATGATTGGTACAATATTGACAAATTGCTGACTTTGGTCACCTAATTTTTTGAATCATTCGTTGACCTGATTTGTCGGCGACCGGTCGACAGTGCGCATATAGATTTAGggtaaaattatatagaagTATGTTTGTCTCAACGATTTCGAtgatttttgaatatattattggaAGGGGCATGATTTTGAACAATATTTttcctacacacacacacacacacatacacacatacgcacgcacGTACGCTTACACACACAACCACTGCCTGGTTTTAATTTTcgagatattaatgaaaatatctttcataatttttaacttTGATTTGAATTGAATGTCGCTTAGTTTTGGGTTAGGCTTATCTACGGATATGATTATATTCAACATTTCTCAACTTATAATTCGCGAAATGATATCTTACTATCTTATATGCCAAAGCGAGGAAAGTGATTAAATTTGTAAGAGATTTTGAAAGATTTACAACGCATATCAAAGTAAATATATCGAAAcatattttcatcgattatttCGAAAGTTAATGCCGAGAGAatgaattatatgtataagaaaaagTTGTTCAAAATTTggatttctatatatatttagaagaatcatcgaaatcaatgaaatcgatGCACTTCTGTATAATTATCGGAGTTAATGTTCtcgtaaatttcattttattttattttattttttttttttttttatttcattttattttattttatttttttctctatctccttaGACAAGTTTCGACGTTGAAATGATTCAGTCATAATCATAAAGGAGGCAACGAGTACCGAGCACTTCCGATCTCGCTTATTCAAAAAGGCGCGTACGAACGAGGAACAAGGTTTACGATCGCTTACGCAGAGCGTCgttaacgatatttaaaatttacaaaaattatatgacaGATGTCGACGAACGTTCTTTCTCCTTGAATGACATCCCAgaaacaatttgaaaaaagttatCACGGAGTTTATGTAAGACCGtcaagttctttttttcttctttttttcatcttttttaagttttttttattttttttatttttttattatcatagatTCTACTATCGCGAGATggaaatgttataaaaaatttacgacAATTCGATCGTTAAGAAAGATTCAAAATCGTCCTTGGGGTGTCactgaagaagagaaattacGATCGACGAAAACACGAAAGGATTCTTCGATCGACATGATCCCCGTATTTTGAATGATTTcgcatgtatatttatatgagtatatatatatatatgtgtgtatatatatatgtatatatatatctatatatgtatatcatatatattatataaatatctatatatctatatgtataatattacgtattatatacacaatatatatacatatatatatatatatatatctatatatgtatatcatatatattatatatatatatttatatatctatatgtatattacgtattatatacacaatatatatatatatatttacatatataatatatatgaaacttATAATTTTGACTATACATTCACACGTTTTAATCACCATTCGCTAAACTTCAAACCTCAGCTTTTTAAagacatatttttaatatctaacattcatttttttaaaaacatttctgtatacatctatttaatatctCAACAAATTCATCGTGATGATTCtcgtcgttataatcgtctcttttttttcttttttcttttttttttttcttttttctattattatatctatgtatatttgtatatttatttatatgaataatttttttcgacaTCTCTTCGCCACgttcatttgttttttgcaCTAGCAAAAATTCCTTTTCTCACTATTCTGAAAGATCTTCCTCCACTTCTCTCGTCAAATTTGCATCTTTCGTAGATCCTTATCGTTAACTTtgatgttgttgttaacaaagaaaaacaaaaaaaaaaacatgagaaaaaaagatttttttcgaaagacgCCTCGATAATGTTGAAAAAATGATGAGACTATTCGCGATATAATACGGATATAGtacgagatttttttttttttttataatttttcttttttgttgcgtttttcgaaatatatctatttgttCGTACTTTTACGAAGAACTATTTCTATATCTTCGATTCGCGCAAGAATCGTAATACTCGTCAATTTTTTTCGATCTGGTATCAtcagattctctctctctctctctctctctctctctctctctctctctctctctctctctctctatctatctttctttttctttctctctctaatttcTAGTTTCTATTTCAGAGAGatcaattgaatattttacatCGTTTGgatatgcaatatatatacatatacctgtATATACAAAGTGTTCCAACGAAAAATGTCCGacaggattattattatcagatcTAATGATTTTGTTCGAAAAATTCCAAGAGAGatcaattttgttttcgaaAGGGGGAAAGGTAATTGTCATTAATTTGCCCACTTTGAGTTAATCTCTTCGGGGGAAAGGAGAAATGACAAAGCACTCAACAATTTTTACTGGTAACTGGGTATTAAGTGCTATATCATTAGGTAGGTCTTTTGATTCTCTTTGCAATGatgttacttttttcttttctttgttgatTCTGAATCAACAGTTACCGAGAAAAGACTTTATTTACTGCATGGAGATCTTCTGTAAACactttgttaataaaataaacattcaataaaatgttattgtttACCTAAAACTTCGATAGCGCATTTTCTCAAAAGTCATTGattcaaaatttaaaaaaaaaaagaaaaacaaaaaataccattgcaaagaaaattaagagCTTAGAAATGATATATCATTTGATTCCTATTGAGATTTAAGATTTTGGAGGGGTTTGCCATGGTCCTTAAGGGGTTAGTGGATAAGTGAAGAAATTTATGACACGGATTTATCCccttcgaaaagaaaattgactcGTCACGGAGTTCCTCGAAAAAGTCACTACTAGATCTCGTAATAATCCTGATGGACACTTTCCGTTGGAACACTCCGTGtgtatttaagtatatatatttatatatatacatatatgtatgtatatatatatatatattttttttttatcatcaacgAGGGAAACATAATATTCACCGAGCGTATTCAAGGAATATCTCATTCCTAATTTTCTTCCATCCGAGAAAAACTAGAGAGACTCGCATGATGATGAAATTATGCTAGCAATATCCGCGTCAACGTCCGACGTAGATGAAGTACTACGTACTGTGGAACATAATTGATCGTGACGTCACTATACGGGCATAATTTTTGATGGAACATAACccaagcatatatatatatgtatatatgtatatatgtatatatgtatatatgtatatatgtatatatgtatatatgtatatatgtatatatgtatatatgtatatatgtatatatgtatatatgtatatatgtatatatgtatatatgtatatatataccagaCTTTTTCACGAGTTCAACACGAAAATAAAGTTTTACATCGTGCATTAATCCCTCTTCCAGTTTCGAATTCcttcaattttttgtttctcataACTTTTAAttgaaccaaaaaaaaatgtttcgattagatatataagtatttagCTTAGCGTTATTTAATACGCTgcttgcgataataataataataataataataataataataataataataataataataataataataataataataataacaacaattatccattgatttttccatttcttaataatttcaagATTTGTAGtttatagaatattaattGACTTTAAAAGAGCGATTCGTTCTTcgaaatatcattatatcatCGGAATATATCATTTTCCGTTAAATTTTCACGAGCTAACGAATATGACATACGTATAAACACTTTATTTTTGTCTAAACTTCACTCTATCGTAGGTACGTATGCGTATTTACGATCATTATAACACATGCTTTTTCCAAGAGAGGAGGCATAGATATAATTCatcttacaatatttatataaatattatttttatatatataaaaacacaaCACGATGcgtaaagtttctttttttttcttttctttcgttttgttctatttttttttgtggttttttttaaaatattttttttattttttgaacgTGTATCGAtcaaatctttctctctctctctctctctctctctctctctctctctctttctattttctttaaatttcttttctcattcatcGTCGTTTTACGattgattatataatataaaaaacattctcgataccaatcgattcaagcAAACGTAcgtaacgagagaaaaaaaatgcaaaaaaggAGGCTGTAACAATTCTGTATTTTAGAAATCGTGCAAGGACACGTCGTAGCACGATTATTTTGTCACCGCGTATAAACGCATTATTAGAAGTGCACTTTCaggataataatatgttaGACAtacgtttttaattatttacaaaatattcccACGTATGCTTTTCTTCCtacttatatcttttttctctttcttctttttttctttcttcatgtcttttttttctattctctctctctctctctcttcctctctctctctctctctctctcttcctctctctctcttaaatttttatatttttatgtatacaaAGCGAATGTCACATCCTCAACGTAAAAGACAGTGAAGTTAGTAAGTACGAATATTCCGtagatatatcttttctttttgttttttctttgtttttcctttaataaatatacctTACACGTATGTAAGTGTATCTCCTTGTGCGAGtttatagtatttatattttatgatcttttttcttttttctttctttcctttttttttctttttttttctttcaattgctATACCAACACTCATTTTCGAGGCAATCTCCTTGTAACTTTCGTTAACAATAAGATGAACGTGCTGTGAGAATAATTTCGCTAAGATGAAATTCGAATCTTAACTTATCGTCCCTTTTAcgttttttacatatatatatatgtatttgcgATTATAATTAGCACATGTCTGCACGAACTTCAATCgaatttttctaatcgataaatcttttttaccGTTGTAAACTATTAAAGAGTGATTAACCGTAAAAATTAACATTGTTGTTAGTTTACATGAGATAACAAAtcggattttctttcttttttttttcttttcttttttttttttttattaatttttttctttcattcttctttctccctcttgcTTTTCCTCGTTCTTATTCAAGCGAGAATCAGATAGACTGTAATATTCGTGGATTCTATCTTATTCGATCCAATAAATTGACATTATCTCTCGTATACACGCGAAATAGTTTCATTTAAATCTACGATGATGATTCtcgagaatgataaaaaaatggtCGCTCAAGGTTCCGAcaaattataaagattaatgataataattctgACTTATTgtgtcgatcgatcgattaatcctTTCCACGGAGAAACAAGCGCGTATGCATATGTGAATTTGTATTGTATGTagataagtacatatatacgtaatttttcattaatcgtGCCGCGCTCGATGAGTAAGATTAATTTACTCATATTCACATTAATGGTAGgcgcgataataataataataataataataataataataataataataataataataataataataataattataacacaaataataacacaaataataacaacaacaacaacaacaacaacaacaacaacaataataataataataatcatcatcatcattatcatcatcatcatcatcatcatcatcatcatcatcatcatcatcatcataattatagtaataataataatgattatgacgATGACAATTATCAGTGTACACAAtcacatttctttttcgatagAGAATTTTGTATTTCGAAGacgtaggtatgtatgtatcataCTATCGATATCATGTTTCTTGCATTTGACTTGAGAAGGCTTCATATTAAAAACAGTTTGATGGTAATTGACTCGAAATACATagagaaaattgaataaaGATCATTTCTCGTTCGCCGtcgtgtaataaatatttcgttttctttttgtcaaaTTAATTCGTCGACGTATTAGcaggtataaaataaattgcgGACATTTTCTTATTGATCTTTTAGAACTctgaaaaatcaaaataagtAAGCATAGAAGAACCATCCACTACTCTTCATTTAACTCGAGGCCGAATGTATgatcttaaaaattttcgaagagttatttcaattgtatatttttttttttttgacaattttcaattgaaatagatgtaattttttctcttcagtTTCTATTTATGATTGACGATTAACAAGTTGACTTTAATAAACGATGGACAATATAGATATAAGCGGTTTGTTTCAATTAGGGAAGAAATACTTTTCGAATCGTTTCCCGATGTTTGTTTTGTATGAATGCGGCactgataaatttttataaaagagcataataacaattatgctTTGTTCTAAAGAAACAAAGCATAGTTCTCCTacgataatttctttattttttagagTTCCATGACTCAACAAGTATATTCTACACGTTGATGAATCAATGACGAACGTTCTTTAAAGGGACTTTGTCGAAAGTATTCGCCATCGGGTGTGCTAAATCGAGGCTATTAAATatctaatagtaataataaagaaaaaaaatgtgaagaTAGCATCAAGAACGTAACACAAAGCattaatcgtgaaaaaaatTGTGTAGATTGTTTTTCCTCCACGAGGAAGTct
This Vespa crabro chromosome 7, iyVesCrab1.2, whole genome shotgun sequence DNA region includes the following protein-coding sequences:
- the LOC124425477 gene encoding histone H2B-like, with the protein product MPPKASGKAVKKAGKAQKNISKSDKKKKRKRKESYAIYIYKVLKQVHPDTGISSKAMSIMNSFVNDVFERIAAEASRLAHYNKRSTITSREIQTAVRLLLPGELAKHAVSEGTKAVTKYTSSK
- the LOC124425476 gene encoding histone H2A-like; translation: MVQDFVYIRTVLFVATIRLAHSACAVGFSTVLFISSNIIKMSGRSSDSKSKGKITIKSRSLRAGLQFPVGRIHRLLRKGNYAERVGAGAPVYLAAVLEYLAAEVLELTGNAARDNKKTRIVPRHVQLAIRHDEELNKVLSGVTIAQGGVLPNIQSVLLPKKTEKKA